The Manihot esculenta cultivar AM560-2 chromosome 1, M.esculenta_v8, whole genome shotgun sequence genome has a window encoding:
- the LOC110615082 gene encoding late embryogenesis abundant protein Lea14-A: MDLVDKAKNFVAEKVTNMKKPEASLTDLDLGSVHRDRVEYDAKVSVNNPYGHSIPICEVSYSLKSDGRLIASGNMPDPGSLKANDTTILNIAVNVPHSVLVSLVRDISRDWDIDYELEVGLTMDLPIIGDFTIPLSSKGEVKLPTLSDFF, from the exons ATGGATCTGGTGGACAAGGCCAAGAACTTCGTGGCGGAGAAGGTGACCAATATGAAAAAGCCGGAGGCCTCCCTCACAGACTTGGATCTGGGCAGCGTCCACCGTGATCGCGTAGAATATGACGCCAAGGTTTCTGTCAATAACCCTTACGGACATTCAATCCCCATTTGCGAGGTCTCCTACAGTCTCAAAAGCGATGGCAG GCTGATTGCATCAGGGAATATGCCAGATCCTGGATCATTGAAGGCAAACGACACAACAATTCTGAATATAGCAGTGAATGTGCCACACAGTGTACTAGTGAGCTTGGTGAGGGACATTAGCAGAGATTGGGACATAGATTATGAGTTAGAAGTCGGTCTCACCATGGACCTCCCTATCATCGGCGACTTCACTATTCCTCTCTCTAGCAAGGGCGAGGTCAAGCTCCCCACCCTTTCTGATTTCTTCTAA
- the LOC110615072 gene encoding probable WRKY transcription factor 43, with the protein MEDQEAPPPPPPPPLPQLPPSLFSPSLLASSSLQPPFIEPQVLPDIDWVSLLSCQYGEGENKAKTLESASVISEEEKGNKDRRKCGRMMKKHSRPRFAFQTRSADDILDDGYRWRKYGQKAVKNSAYPRSYYRCTYPTCNVKKQVQRLSKDTSIVVTTYEGIHNHPCEKLMETLTPLLKQMQFLARF; encoded by the exons ATGGAAGACCAAGAAGCCCCACCGCCGCCGCCTCCTCCCCCCTTACCACAACTCCCACCCAGTCTCTTCTCACCCTCGTTACTCGCTTCCTCATCATTGCAGCCTCCCTTTATTGAGCCTCAAGTCCTTCCAGATATCGACTGGGTTAGCCTTCTCTCGTGTCAGTACGGGGAAGGAGAGAATAAGGCAAAAACGTTGGAAAGCGCTTCTGTGATATCTGAGGAAGAAAAGGGTAACAAAGATAGGAGAAAATGTGGCCGAATGATGAAGAAACATAGTCGGCCAAGGTTTGCTTTCCAAACTAGGAGTGCCGATGATATCCTTGATGATGGCTACCGCTGGAGAAAATATGGCCAGAAAGCTGTGAAAAACAGCGCATATCCCAG GAGTTACTATCGCTGCACCTATCCTACATGCAACGTGAAGAAGCAAGTTCAAAGGCTCTCCAAGGACACTAGCATAGTGGTTACTACTTATGAGGGAATCCATAACCATCCTTGCGAGAAGCTCATGGAAACTCTAACTCCTCTTCTCAAGCAGATGCAGTTCCTTGCTAGGTTCTAA
- the LOC110619385 gene encoding pentatricopeptide repeat-containing protein At3g61520, mitochondrial, whose translation MSIALSTSKHPKLIRVFESSTVGYSLLPRRLSTEPTALPPPSRQQNDDSIVKRAVQLLKISYREWDTTQLIHLLFSDPAPSSRVLFQIARRLPSSSHALKFLQFLQEKSPFPDTQALSSTFQAILELASREPDSRTNLYDLYKVSKEWNIPLTINSATLLLRCFGRNGLVEESVILFNELEHSSKNTHVRNVLISVLLRAGHVDHAFKVVDEMLQPEFDYRPSDVTGDIIFSGLMKRGRLGRTVELEEIVELVLKFGQFGVFPNSIGITQIIAMLCRNGKTNKACDLFLELMNLGAALKVATCNALLTGLGKDRYIDRMNEVMARMKEMDIEPNVITYGILINHLCKFRRVDEALEVFQRMNGGQEGDGVSVEPDIVIFNTLIDGLCKVGRQEEGLGLLERMKLQRDCAPNTVTYNCLIDGFCKAGETESGLELFDEMTREGAVPNAVTVNTLVDGMCRNGRINSAVKFLDEMRMKGLKGDVRAYTSLINAFCNVNNIGKAMEIFYQMLREGCSPDAMAYYNLISGLTQARRMDDATSVLSKLKEAGFHPDIVCYNHMISGFCNKNRMDKVQEMLNDMEEAGVNPDIITYNTLISYFSKTGDFKIAHRMLNKMSKDGVWPTVVTYGALIHAYCLNGHVDEAMKIFRGMDATRKVAPNTVIYNILIDSLCKNNDVELALTLMDDMKVKAVRPTTTTYNAMFKGLRDKGLLKQTFELMDRMIEQACNPDYITMEILTEWLSAVGETEKLKQFVHGQKVSASGAFVSDSLS comes from the coding sequence ATGAGCATAGCACTCTCAACATCAAAGCATCCAAAACTCATTCGCGTCTTTGAATCCAGCACCGTCGGATACTCTCTACTTCCCCGTCGTCTCTCAACTGAACCTACCGCCTTACCACCGCCATCACGACAACAAAACGACGACTCCATCGTAAAGCGAGCCGTGCAACTTCTTAAAATCTCCTACCGTGAATGGGACACAACCCAACTCATTCACCTCCTCTTCTCCGATCCTGCCCCTTCTTCTCGCGTTCTCTTCCAAATAGCCCGCCGCTTGCCTTCCTCCTCGCACGCCCTCAAATTCCTTCAGTTTCTCCAAGAGAAGTCCCCATTTCCAGATACTCAGGCCCTCTCCTCTACATTCCAGGCCATCTTGGAGCTCGCTAGCCGTGAACCTGATTCCCGCACTAATTTATATGACCTCTATAAGGTATCCAAAGAGTGGAATATTCCACTTACAATCAATTCCGCCACCCTTCTACTTCGCTGTTTTGGAAGAAATGGTTTAGTGGAGGAGTCTGTCATTTTGTTCAATGAACTTGAGCACTCTTCCAAGAATACGCACGTTCGCAATGTTTTGATCAGTGTGCTTCTGAGAGCCGGGCATGTTGACCATGCGTTTAAGGTGGTCGATGAAATGCTTCAACCAGAGTTTGATTATCGTCCGAGTGATGTTACTGGTGATATTATTTTCTCTGGGTTGATGAAGAGAGGACGTTTAGGGAGGACTGTAGAACTAGAGGAGATAGTTGAATTGGTGTTGAAATTCGGGCAGTTTGGTGTTTTTCCTAATTCAATTGGGATAACACAGATTATCGCTATGCTATGTAGGAATGGAAAGACTAATAAAGCTTGTGATCTTTTTCTTGAATTGATGAATCTGGGAGCTGCTTTGAAGGTGGCTACTTGCAATGCATTATTGACAGGATTGGGGAAGGATAGGTATATTGATAGAATGAACGAAGTCATGGCCAGGATGAAGGAAATGGATATTGAGCCAAATGTTATCACCTATGGCATTCTTATTAATCACCTCTGCAAGTTTAGAAGAGTTGATGAGGCTCTGGAGGTGTTCCAGAGGATGAATGGAGGTCAAGAGGGTGATGGGGTTTCAGTTGAACCAGATATTGTTATTTTTAACACATTGATTGATGGACTTTGTAAGGTTGGGAGGCAAGAAGAAGGTTTGGGTTTGCTGGAGAGGATGAAATTGCAAAGGGACTGTGCTCCTAATACTGTTACCTACAATTGTTTGATTGATGGTTTTTGTAAAGCTGGTGAAACAGAGAGCGGACTAGAGTTGTTTGATGAGATGACCAGAGAGGGGGCTGTACCAAATGCAGTCACTGTTAATACTTTGGTTGATGGTATGTGCAGAAATGGGAGAATCAATAGTGCAGTTAAGTTTTTGGATGAGATGCGGATGAAAGGTTTAAAAGGCGATGTTCGTGCGTATACTTCTCTAATCAATGCTTTTTGTAATGTGAACAACATCGGGAAGGCAAtggaaattttttatcaaatgtTGAGAGAGGGATGCTCTCCAGATGCAATGGCTTACTATAACTTGATCTCTGGTTTGACCCAGGCTAGAAGGATGGATGACGCCACTTCTGTTTTGTCAAAGTTGAAAGAAGCTGGGTTTCATCCTGACATTGTGTGCTACAATCATATGATTAGTGGTTTTTGCAACAAGAACAGGATGGATAAAGTTCAAGAGATGCTTAATGATATGGAAGAAGCAGGAGTAAACCCAGATATCATCACATATAACACTTTAATTTCTTATTTCAGCAAAACTGGAGATTTTAAAATTGCTCACAGAATGTTGAATAAGATGTCCAAGGACGGTGTATGGCCTACGGTTGTCACATATGGAGCTCTAATTCATGCATATTGCTTAAATGGCCATGTTGATGAAGCAATGAAGATTTTCAGAGGCATGGATGCTACTAGAAAGGTAGCACCCAATACCGTTATTTACAATATCCTGATAGACTCCTTGTGCAAGAATAATGATGTAGAGCTAGCTCTGACGTTAATGGATGATATGAAAGTTAAGGCCGTGAGACCAACTACTACAACATATAATGCCATGTTCAAAGGTCTTCGGGATAAGGGTTTGCTGAAGCAAACCTTTGAATTAATGGATAGAATGATAGAGCAGGCTTGTAATCCTGATTATATCACCATGGAGATATTGACAGAATGGCTGTCTGCTGTTGGTGAAACAGAGAAGCTAAAACAATTCGTTCACGGACAGAAGGTTTCAGCTTCAGGAGCATTTGTTAGCGATTCGCTGTCCTGA
- the LOC110619370 gene encoding WRKY transcription factor 22, with protein sequence MDDDWDLHAVVRSCTSSSSSIAATTTCPSSFTRADFCFSSSSFASEQAGPLFSAPDPFETRNAIGELHELYKPFFPKSHQAIFSPKPASIFSLADSNKEQTQIKQPKQSHALSVSSTANSHTPRSKRRKNQLKKICQVPAESLSSDVWAWRKYGQKPIKGSPYPRGYYRCSSSKGCLARKQVERNRSDPGMFIVTYTGEHNHPAPTHRNSLAGSTRQKAPTPQIVTTGDSDKPSSPAQPTCLSPATSMDDELLPQSTNTESREEKDTMEDDEEDEFSGFSDMAVSDDFFAGLEELANPVTGDHFSDHPVNFGLPWVANNAATAAGGI encoded by the exons ATGGACGACGATTGGGATCTTCACGCTGTCGTCAGAAGCTGCACCTCTTCATCCTCCTCCATCGCTGCTACCACCACCTGCCCCAGTTCCTTCACCAGAGCAGACTTTTGCTTTTCTTCTTCGTCTTTTGCGAGTGAACAAGCTGGCCCTCTTTTCTCTGCTCCGGATCCATTTGAAACAAGGAATGCTATTGGAGAGTTGCATGAGCTTTACAAGCCCTTTTTCCCCAAATCTCATCAGGCTATTTTTTCTCCAAAACCTGCTTCCATCTTTTCTCTTGCCGATTCCAACAAGGAACAAACTCAGATAAAGCAGCCTAAGCAATCTCATGCTCTCTCAGTCTCTTCTACTGCAAATTCTCATACTCCTCGATCTAAAAGAAG GAAGAACCAGCTAAAGAAAATATGCCAAGTACCAGCAGAGTCTCTCTCTTCAGATGTGTGGGCATGGCGAAAATACGGGCAAAAACCCATCAAAGGCTCTCCATACCCGAG GGGTTATTACAGATGTAGCAGCTCAAAGGGGTGTTTGGCTCGGAAACAAGTTGAGCGAAACAGATCTGACCCGGGAATGTTCATAGTCACCTATACAGGGGAGCACAACCACCCTGCACCCACACACAGAAACTCGCTCGCTGGTAGCACTCGCCAGAAGGCCCCCACACCACAAATCGTCACGACCGGTGACTCGGACAAACCCTCGTCGCCAGCCCAACCCACTTGCTTATCACCTGCAACTTCCATGGATGACGAGCTTCTACCCCAAAGTACAAACACAGAaagcagagaagagaaagacACAATGGAAGATGACGAAGAAGATGAGTTTAGTGGGTTTTCGGATATGGCCGTGAGTGATGATTTCTTTGCGGGTTTGGAGGAACTCGCCAATCCAGTCACCGGAGACCACTTCTCCGATCATCCTGTGAATTTTGGCCTCCCCTGGGTAGCGAATAATGCTGCTACTGCCGCCGGCGGTATCTAA